Below is a window of Lacibacter sp. H407 DNA.
AACAGATTTTGAACTGATCGGTGAAAAAAGAGGAAAACGTTTGGTGGCACATATCCGTGATGCAAGCGGCAGCATGGAGCTTACATGGTTCCAGGGAATTAACTGGGTGGAAAAATTATTAGCGATCGGACAGGAATTTCTTGTTTTTGGCAAGCTTGGTTTTTTTATGGGGAAGCCGCAGATCGTACATCCCGAACTGGAAGTACGTACGCATGAAAACGCAGAGGGTAAATCGTTGCTGGAACCAATCTATCCTACAACAGAAAAATTAAAGGCAAGAGGATTGAATGGAAGAAGTATTGCAAAGCTGACCGCTGTGTTATTGCCGCAATTACACCCCAAAGATCTTCCTGAAAATTTGCCGGAGAAAATAATTGCTCAGTTGAATTTTCCATCTCGCTATGAAGCATATCGGTTCATTCATTTTCCTGCGGATGCTGCTCAATACGAAGCTGCGTTGCAACGCCTGAAGTTTGAGGAATTATTTTTCGCACAACTGCGTATGGGTATGATCAAGAGTAACCGTCACCGTTTTTCAAAAGGTGTTGTGTTTGATAAAGTAGGCGATCTGTTCAATACATTTTACAACGATCATCTTCCGTTTCAATTGACCGGTGCACAGAAAAGAGTGCTGAAAGAAATACGGCAGGATACAGCACGTGGCCACCAGATGAACCGTTTGTTACAAGGCGATGTGGGCAGTGGTAAAACCATTGTGGCATTGTTAACGATGTTATTGGCGGCTGATAATAATTACCAGAGTTGTTTAATGGCGCCAACCGAAATATTGGCACAACAACATTTCAACAGTATATCAAGTTTGTTGAAAGAGATGAATATAAGTATCCGTCTGCTCACCGGATCAACCAAAAAAGCAGAACGGGAAAAGATACTGAGTGGTTTGCAATCTGGCGACATCCAGATGATCGTAGGTACTCATGCGTTGATCGAACAAGTGGTACAATTTAAAAATTTAGGTTTAGCCATTGTAGATGAGCAGCATCGCTTTGGTGTGGCGCAAAGGGCCGAATTGCAAACAAAGGGTGCCATACCGCCGCATGTACTGGTAATGACGGCCACGCCTATTCCACG
It encodes the following:
- the recG gene encoding ATP-dependent DNA helicase RecG; its protein translation is MSQSSSTILSSPVEYLKGVGPLRADLLKKELNIFTFGDLLEHFPYRHIDKTKVTPIAQVNMGMDYVQVAGRLTDFELIGEKRGKRLVAHIRDASGSMELTWFQGINWVEKLLAIGQEFLVFGKLGFFMGKPQIVHPELEVRTHENAEGKSLLEPIYPTTEKLKARGLNGRSIAKLTAVLLPQLHPKDLPENLPEKIIAQLNFPSRYEAYRFIHFPADAAQYEAALQRLKFEELFFAQLRMGMIKSNRHRFSKGVVFDKVGDLFNTFYNDHLPFQLTGAQKRVLKEIRQDTARGHQMNRLLQGDVGSGKTIVALLTMLLAADNNYQSCLMAPTEILAQQHFNSISSLLKEMNISIRLLTGSTKKAEREKILSGLQSGDIQMIVGTHALIEQVVQFKNLGLAIVDEQHRFGVAQRAELQTKGAIPPHVLVMTATPIPRTMAMTAYGDLDYSVMDELPPGRKPITTVHRYETARPSVMDFVKQEIAKGRQAYFIYPLIEESSKMDFENLMKGYEEVKAFFPEPKFYISMVHGKQKAEVKDTNMMRFKKNDTQIMVATTVIEVGVDVPNASVMVMESAERFGLSQLHQLRGRVGRGSEQSFCILLTGSKLTNDARERLKIMCATNDGFVIAEKDLEIRGPGDIEGTRQSGLLNFKLASIVQDRELLETAKIISDQLLQDDPELSSAENLLLKNYLLSKKGKTVWSKVA